A single window of Kitasatospora sp. HUAS MG31 DNA harbors:
- a CDS encoding peptidoglycan binding domain-containing protein: protein MSSRESDSAFPPPRRGGNRPQPGGRDVPAGRKQGDAPDAYPSGTPPYGTPGITGDPFRPTGRPADTGGEDDVPKTETTLTTRVRINIPGSRPIPPVVVRSAVKNEDEAAERTGGHPLPGAQAAPVPDLPAATRQEERPAAGRSDAPSESESTGAWFRPRQKGRPESAPAGAPAAGGSEAPAAEPQRAQAPRPTGTPASPFAPQGGADTAEAPFRPAARQEPAGAAGNDPYAASSPFRDGSAAPAAPASPFHDGAPAADPFGTAPAADPFAAAPVADPFGTAPAAAPFGAGPAAAGPGQRPAGPGQRPGRPAGPGAQPNGAARPAPRPPVGEEPEDTQIGGFEPIRDDAPGGIPGAPSAPLFSSAPAADPFNSAPPVDPFATGRPAGPGRAGAPVADPFGASPATAGAPRAGRVGAAAPGATTPGGGRFADIPYEPAEPFPGSPRAVNPQAPAQGAAAEPAAEPATEPASPEPARTPSAPAKSKGKGGKLVVYAVGGLLFAGAAAYGTGLMLNQADIPKGTTVLGTDIGGDTRDQAVSALDGSVAKTGQQPVKLKIGETPVDLDPASAGLTFDTTATVDALTKHSYNPVEVIGSLAGGGKAVAPEVRVDRAKLKSALEELAAKSGQGLQEGFVRFTEAGQTEVVPGRAGQAVDASAAVDQVEQAYRARAAGQQEAVVALPLSAAQPKVGEDALKAAAEGLGKQVLAGNVTVTAGAKKFEFGKVTAAKVLVLAPDASGKVGLKWDYDKLTAQMAAAGFDKLKVKKNGQLVPLTAQDVAEGIGGVLDKTGAARAVKFTV from the coding sequence TTGAGCAGTCGCGAATCCGACAGCGCGTTCCCGCCGCCCCGCCGTGGCGGCAACCGCCCACAGCCCGGCGGCCGTGACGTGCCCGCCGGCCGGAAGCAGGGGGACGCCCCCGACGCCTACCCGTCGGGCACCCCGCCGTACGGCACTCCGGGCATCACCGGCGACCCGTTCCGGCCGACCGGCCGCCCCGCCGACACCGGCGGTGAGGACGACGTCCCGAAGACCGAGACCACGCTGACCACCCGGGTGCGGATCAACATCCCGGGTTCCCGGCCGATCCCGCCCGTGGTGGTGCGCAGCGCCGTCAAGAACGAGGACGAGGCCGCCGAGCGGACCGGCGGTCACCCGCTGCCCGGTGCGCAGGCCGCGCCCGTGCCCGATCTCCCGGCCGCCACCCGCCAGGAGGAGCGTCCCGCCGCCGGACGGTCGGACGCGCCCAGCGAGTCCGAGTCCACCGGCGCCTGGTTCCGGCCGCGGCAGAAGGGCCGCCCCGAGTCCGCCCCGGCCGGCGCTCCGGCCGCGGGCGGTTCCGAGGCGCCCGCCGCCGAGCCGCAGCGGGCGCAGGCGCCCCGGCCGACCGGTACGCCCGCCTCGCCGTTCGCCCCGCAGGGCGGTGCGGACACCGCGGAGGCCCCGTTCCGGCCCGCCGCGCGCCAGGAGCCGGCCGGCGCCGCGGGCAACGACCCGTACGCCGCCTCCTCCCCGTTCCGTGACGGCTCGGCGGCTCCCGCCGCGCCGGCCTCGCCGTTCCATGACGGCGCTCCCGCGGCCGACCCGTTCGGTACCGCTCCGGCCGCCGACCCGTTCGCCGCCGCGCCCGTCGCCGACCCGTTCGGCACCGCTCCGGCGGCCGCGCCGTTCGGTGCCGGTCCCGCCGCGGCGGGACCGGGTCAGCGTCCGGCCGGTCCGGGGCAGCGTCCGGGCCGTCCGGCGGGCCCGGGCGCGCAGCCGAACGGCGCGGCCCGTCCGGCGCCCCGGCCGCCGGTGGGCGAGGAGCCGGAGGACACCCAGATCGGCGGGTTCGAGCCGATCCGGGACGACGCCCCGGGCGGGATACCCGGCGCGCCCTCGGCCCCGCTGTTCAGCTCCGCCCCCGCGGCGGACCCGTTCAACTCCGCGCCCCCGGTCGACCCGTTCGCCACCGGCCGCCCGGCCGGCCCGGGCCGTGCGGGCGCTCCCGTCGCCGACCCGTTCGGCGCCTCCCCCGCCACCGCCGGCGCTCCCCGCGCGGGCCGGGTGGGCGCTGCCGCGCCGGGTGCCACCACCCCGGGCGGCGGCCGCTTCGCCGACATCCCGTACGAGCCGGCCGAGCCGTTCCCCGGCTCGCCCCGTGCGGTCAACCCGCAGGCCCCCGCCCAGGGCGCCGCGGCCGAGCCCGCCGCGGAGCCGGCCACCGAGCCGGCGAGCCCCGAGCCGGCCCGCACCCCGTCCGCCCCGGCGAAGTCCAAGGGCAAGGGCGGCAAGCTGGTGGTCTACGCGGTGGGCGGTCTGCTGTTCGCCGGCGCCGCCGCGTACGGCACCGGCCTGATGCTCAACCAGGCGGACATCCCCAAGGGCACGACCGTGCTCGGCACCGACATCGGCGGCGACACCCGCGACCAGGCGGTGAGCGCGCTGGACGGCTCGGTGGCGAAGACCGGGCAGCAGCCGGTGAAGCTGAAGATCGGCGAGACGCCGGTGGACCTGGATCCGGCCAGCGCCGGTCTGACCTTCGACACCACCGCCACGGTGGACGCGCTGACCAAGCACAGCTACAACCCGGTCGAGGTGATCGGCTCGCTGGCCGGTGGCGGCAAGGCCGTCGCGCCGGAGGTCCGGGTCGACCGGGCGAAGCTGAAGTCCGCGCTGGAGGAGCTGGCCGCCAAGTCCGGTCAGGGCCTGCAGGAGGGCTTCGTCCGCTTCACCGAGGCGGGTCAGACCGAGGTCGTGCCGGGCCGGGCCGGGCAGGCCGTGGACGCCTCCGCCGCGGTGGACCAGGTCGAGCAGGCGTACCGGGCCCGGGCCGCCGGCCAGCAGGAGGCCGTGGTGGCGCTGCCGCTGTCGGCCGCCCAGCCGAAGGTCGGCGAGGACGCCCTGAAGGCCGCCGCCGAGGGCCTCGGCAAGCAGGTGCTGGCCGGGAACGTCACGGTGACCGCCGGCGCCAAGAAGTTCGAGTTCGGCAAGGTCACCGCCGCCAAGGTGCTGGTGCTGGCGCCGGACGCCTCCGGCAAGGTCGGTCTCAAGTGGGACTACGACAAGCTGACCGCGCAGATGGCGGCGGCCGGCTTCGACAAGCTGAAGGTGAAGAAGAACGGCCAGCTGGTGCCGCTGACCGCGCAGGACGTCGCGGAGGGCATCGGCGGGGTGCTGGACAAGACGGGGGCCGCCCGCGCGGTGAAGTTCACCGTCTGA
- a CDS encoding ABC transporter ATP-binding protein: MRTTTAERAEVASFRGVGKDYGRVKAVEGLDLVLRPGETVALLGPNGAGKSTSLDLLLGLREPDRGRVELFGGSPRAAIEAGRVGAMLQSGGLMTDVKVAELVRFACDVHPRGRRPEEVLAEAGIADLAGRRVDKLSGGQEQRVRFALAIAGANDLIVLDEPTTGMDVSVRQRFWAAMRSQAEAGRTVLFATHYLEEADSIADRVLVLHRGRLIADGTSAEIKAKAGARRIAFELHTADGPLDESVLRALPGAVGVDVSGRPDGVRTVRIRSTDADADVATLYRAGLYPRGLEVTGLGLEQAFLTITGDQDRQDDNDRQDDRDDRDDRDDRDDRRDDTREESTR; encoded by the coding sequence ATGAGGACAACGACAGCGGAACGCGCGGAGGTCGCCTCCTTCCGGGGGGTCGGCAAGGACTACGGCCGGGTGAAGGCCGTGGAGGGGCTCGACCTGGTGCTGCGGCCGGGGGAGACGGTGGCCCTGCTCGGCCCGAACGGCGCCGGCAAGTCGACCAGCCTCGACCTGCTGCTGGGCCTGCGCGAGCCGGACCGGGGCCGGGTCGAGCTCTTCGGCGGCAGCCCCCGGGCGGCGATCGAGGCCGGCCGGGTCGGCGCGATGCTGCAGAGCGGCGGTCTGATGACCGACGTGAAGGTCGCCGAGCTGGTGCGGTTCGCCTGCGACGTCCACCCGCGCGGCCGCCGCCCCGAGGAGGTGCTGGCCGAGGCGGGGATCGCCGACCTCGCCGGCCGCCGGGTCGACAAGCTCTCCGGCGGGCAGGAGCAGCGGGTCCGGTTCGCCCTGGCCATCGCCGGGGCGAACGACCTGATCGTCCTGGACGAGCCGACCACCGGCATGGACGTCTCCGTCCGGCAGCGGTTCTGGGCGGCGATGCGGTCCCAGGCCGAGGCCGGCCGGACCGTCCTGTTCGCCACCCACTACCTGGAGGAGGCGGACTCCATCGCCGACCGGGTGCTCGTGCTGCACCGCGGCCGGCTGATCGCCGACGGCACCTCCGCCGAGATCAAGGCCAAGGCCGGCGCCCGCCGGATCGCCTTCGAGCTGCACACCGCCGACGGACCCCTCGACGAGTCGGTGCTGCGCGCCCTGCCCGGCGCGGTGGGCGTGGACGTCTCCGGCCGTCCGGACGGCGTCCGCACCGTCCGGATCCGCTCCACGGACGCCGACGCCGACGTCGCCACCCTCTACCGGGCCGGCCTGTACCCGCGCGGCCTGGAGGTCACCGGCCTGGGCCTGGAGCAGGCGTTCCTGACCATCACCGGCGACCAGGACCGGCAGGACGACAACGACCGGCAGGACGACCGGGACGACCGGGACGACCGGGACGACCGGGACGACCGCCGCGACGACACCCGCGAGGAGAGCACGCGATGA
- a CDS encoding ABC transporter family substrate-binding protein yields MPRPRFTLAPAACAAALSLALGLCSCAAPGDTAVDGVAAPGADPAGAPRMTQQALNAHPRDQLRQGGTLNWAIDQFSTQWNPLHADGSESSTNDVMKALLPTFWRSDAGGTQTPNPAYLKDVRVEVKQGRQQVTWTLNPKAHWSDGSPMTWKDLEATWRAMRGDDDFRTSNTAGFDQVTDVVRGVDDRQAVMTFKAPYSEWQAMFNNAANAPLLPARYAATAEQFNTAYKDRIPLTGGPFRLERLDPQARTVTVAADPDWWGERPLLDKIVFKAIDTAAMPDAFARGDVDFFNNGPSATGYQKIKDTKGGEVRQAGGPNLRQIVLNGRSPQLTDARVRQALFQALDRAEITRTDLAGLDWPYTPMNNHFLVPNQHGYKDNSGGLSRYDPKAAERALDEAGWRRGQNGTRAKDGRELALRFVVPAGNQLAAGESALVTRMLGAIGVKVTVDPVPAGDFFQLHINKYDFDLTAFALLGTPFPATGSVGTFQQGAGGNYAQVGSDALDRALAEAASADTVDQEYDAINRADAEAWQVAGLVPLYQRPAIYGVRRTVANLGAPGLADFVYENIGLVRP; encoded by the coding sequence GTGCCCAGACCCCGGTTCACGCTCGCCCCGGCCGCCTGTGCGGCGGCTCTCTCGCTCGCGCTCGGTCTGTGCTCCTGTGCCGCGCCCGGGGATACGGCGGTGGACGGGGTGGCGGCCCCCGGGGCGGATCCGGCGGGCGCACCGCGGATGACCCAGCAGGCGCTGAACGCCCACCCCCGCGACCAGCTGCGCCAGGGCGGCACCCTGAACTGGGCCATCGACCAGTTCTCCACCCAGTGGAACCCGCTGCACGCGGACGGCTCCGAGTCCTCCACCAACGACGTGATGAAGGCCCTGCTGCCCACCTTCTGGCGGTCGGACGCCGGCGGCACCCAGACCCCGAACCCGGCCTACCTGAAGGACGTCCGGGTGGAGGTCAAGCAGGGCCGGCAGCAGGTCACCTGGACCCTCAACCCCAAGGCCCACTGGTCCGACGGCTCCCCGATGACCTGGAAGGACCTGGAGGCCACCTGGCGCGCGATGCGCGGCGACGACGACTTCAGGACCTCCAACACCGCCGGCTTCGACCAGGTCACCGACGTGGTCCGCGGGGTCGACGACCGGCAGGCCGTGATGACCTTCAAGGCGCCGTACTCGGAATGGCAGGCGATGTTCAACAACGCCGCCAACGCCCCGCTGCTGCCGGCCCGGTACGCGGCCACCGCGGAACAGTTCAACACCGCGTACAAGGACCGGATCCCGCTCACCGGCGGCCCGTTCCGGCTGGAGAGGCTGGATCCGCAGGCCCGGACGGTGACCGTGGCGGCCGACCCCGACTGGTGGGGCGAGCGGCCGCTGCTGGACAAGATCGTGTTCAAGGCCATCGACACCGCCGCGATGCCGGACGCCTTCGCCCGCGGCGACGTGGACTTCTTCAACAACGGCCCGAGCGCCACCGGCTACCAGAAGATCAAGGACACCAAGGGCGGCGAGGTCCGCCAGGCCGGCGGCCCCAACCTGCGCCAGATCGTGCTCAACGGCAGGAGCCCGCAGCTCACCGACGCCCGGGTCCGCCAGGCGCTGTTCCAGGCCCTCGACCGGGCCGAGATCACCCGCACCGACCTGGCCGGCCTGGACTGGCCGTACACGCCGATGAACAACCACTTCCTGGTGCCCAACCAGCACGGCTACAAGGACAACTCCGGCGGCCTGAGCCGGTACGACCCCAAGGCCGCCGAGCGCGCCCTGGACGAGGCCGGCTGGCGGCGCGGCCAGAACGGCACGCGGGCCAAGGACGGCCGGGAGCTGGCGCTGCGCTTCGTGGTGCCGGCCGGCAACCAACTGGCCGCGGGCGAGAGCGCCCTGGTCACCAGGATGCTCGGCGCGATCGGGGTCAAGGTCACCGTGGACCCGGTACCCGCCGGGGACTTCTTCCAACTGCACATCAACAAGTACGACTTCGACCTGACCGCGTTCGCCCTGCTGGGCACCCCCTTCCCGGCCACCGGCTCGGTGGGCACCTTCCAGCAGGGGGCCGGCGGCAACTACGCCCAGGTCGGCAGCGACGCCCTGGACCGGGCCCTCGCCGAGGCCGCCTCGGCCGACACCGTGGACCAGGAGTACGACGCGATCAACCGCGCGGACGCCGAGGCCTGGCAGGTCGCCGGGCTGGTCCCGCTCTACCAGCGGCCGGCGATCTACGGGGTGCGGCGGACCGTCGCCAACCTGGGCGCACCCGGTCTCGCCGACTTCGTCTACGAGAACATCGGCCTCGTGCGGCCGTAG
- a CDS encoding S9 family peptidase codes for MTPSTSPTSPESPAADAAAETFPRQYARTLRYTVGAPRSFAVAPDGSRVAFLRSRSGTDRANLLWTLDTATGEERIAADPAVLLGGGEEELSAAERARRERSREGSAGIVGFALDGAGARAAFALSGRLFTADLVAHAARELPAEGPVVDPRPAPDGSHVAYVNAAGELRVSRTDGSGDRALATPEHDGVTWGQAEFIAQEEMDRDRGYWWAPDGTGLIAARADDTPVRRWWIADPANPQTAPAEVGYPAAGTPNAEVGLWLLGLDGSRTELRWDTAAFPYLARVHWSAGGPPLLLVQARDQRSQQILTVDPATGATALLLEERDPVWHDLFPGVPAWTPDGQLVRITDQDGVRALVIGDRVVTEPSLHLRSVVAVTDREVFFTASGGAAEKDPLPGWIAVGRITHDGQRLGWVSASDQPFDHVTSAVHAGGVTVRSTTEPGRPGALVHVGRDVPEHGTVRHIATIASYAETPLITARPVFRFAGERRIPCAVFLPTGYDAERDGPLPVLMDPYGGPHGQRVVLSHNPHLTSQWFADQGFAVIVADGRGTPGRSPAWEKAIAFDFAGATLDDQVDALRALAEEFPLDLGRVGIRGWSYGGYLAALAVLRRPDVFHAAVSGAPVTDWRLYDTHYTERYLGHPDERPEVYDANSLIGDAARLERPLMIVHGLADDNVVAAHTLRLSSALLAAGRPHTVLPLSGVTHMTPQEQVAENLLLLQVDFLKRSLEG; via the coding sequence ATGACCCCCTCGACCTCCCCGACCAGCCCGGAGTCCCCGGCCGCCGACGCGGCCGCCGAGACCTTCCCCCGGCAGTACGCGCGGACCCTGCGCTACACCGTGGGCGCCCCCCGGTCGTTCGCCGTCGCACCCGACGGCTCCCGGGTGGCCTTCCTGCGCTCCCGGTCCGGCACCGACCGCGCCAACCTGCTCTGGACCCTCGACACCGCCACCGGCGAGGAGCGGATCGCCGCCGACCCGGCCGTCCTGCTCGGCGGCGGCGAGGAGGAGCTCTCGGCCGCCGAGCGGGCCCGCCGCGAGCGTAGCCGGGAGGGCTCGGCCGGCATCGTCGGCTTCGCCCTGGACGGCGCCGGCGCCCGCGCCGCCTTCGCGCTCTCCGGCCGGCTCTTCACCGCCGACCTGGTCGCCCACGCCGCCCGCGAACTGCCCGCCGAGGGGCCGGTGGTGGACCCCCGCCCGGCACCCGACGGCAGCCACGTCGCGTACGTCAACGCCGCCGGCGAACTGCGCGTCAGCCGGACCGACGGCAGCGGCGACCGGGCGCTGGCCACCCCCGAGCACGACGGCGTGACCTGGGGTCAGGCCGAGTTCATCGCCCAGGAGGAGATGGACCGCGACCGCGGGTACTGGTGGGCCCCGGACGGCACCGGGCTGATCGCCGCCCGCGCCGACGACACCCCCGTCCGCCGCTGGTGGATCGCCGACCCGGCCAACCCCCAGACCGCCCCCGCCGAGGTCGGCTACCCGGCCGCCGGCACCCCCAACGCCGAGGTCGGCCTCTGGCTGCTCGGCCTGGACGGCTCCCGCACCGAACTGCGCTGGGACACCGCGGCGTTCCCGTACCTGGCCCGGGTGCACTGGTCCGCCGGCGGCCCGCCGCTGCTGCTCGTCCAGGCCCGCGACCAGCGCTCCCAGCAGATCCTCACGGTGGACCCGGCCACCGGCGCCACCGCCCTGCTGCTGGAGGAGCGCGACCCGGTCTGGCACGACCTCTTCCCCGGAGTCCCCGCCTGGACCCCGGACGGGCAGCTGGTCCGGATCACCGACCAGGACGGCGTCCGCGCCCTGGTGATCGGCGACCGGGTGGTCACCGAACCCTCGCTGCACCTGCGGTCGGTGGTCGCGGTCACCGACCGGGAGGTGTTCTTCACCGCCTCCGGCGGCGCGGCCGAGAAGGACCCGCTGCCCGGCTGGATCGCGGTCGGCCGGATCACCCACGACGGGCAGCGGCTCGGCTGGGTCTCCGCCTCCGACCAGCCCTTCGACCACGTCACCTCGGCCGTCCACGCCGGCGGCGTCACCGTCCGCTCCACCACCGAGCCCGGCCGCCCAGGCGCCCTGGTCCACGTCGGCCGGGACGTCCCCGAGCACGGCACCGTGCGGCACATCGCCACCATCGCCTCGTACGCCGAGACCCCGCTGATCACCGCCCGCCCCGTGTTCCGGTTCGCGGGGGAGCGGCGGATCCCCTGCGCGGTGTTCCTGCCCACCGGGTACGACGCCGAGCGGGACGGGCCGCTGCCGGTGCTGATGGACCCGTACGGCGGGCCGCACGGACAGCGGGTCGTCCTCTCCCACAACCCGCACCTGACCTCGCAGTGGTTCGCCGACCAGGGCTTCGCCGTGATCGTCGCGGACGGCCGCGGCACCCCCGGACGCAGCCCCGCCTGGGAGAAGGCGATCGCCTTCGACTTCGCCGGCGCCACCCTGGACGACCAGGTCGACGCGCTGCGGGCGCTCGCCGAGGAGTTCCCGCTCGACCTCGGCCGGGTCGGCATCCGCGGCTGGTCCTACGGCGGCTACCTCGCCGCCCTCGCCGTGCTGCGCCGCCCGGACGTCTTCCACGCCGCCGTCTCCGGCGCACCGGTCACCGACTGGCGGCTGTACGACACCCACTACACCGAGCGGTACCTCGGCCACCCGGACGAGCGGCCGGAGGTGTACGACGCCAACTCGCTGATCGGGGACGCCGCCCGGCTGGAGCGGCCGCTGATGATCGTCCACGGGCTCGCCGACGACAACGTGGTGGCGGCGCACACCCTGCGGCTGTCCTCCGCGCTGCTGGCGGCGGGCCGGCCGCACACCGTGCTGCCGCTGTCGGGGGTCACCCACATGACGCCGCAGGAGCAGGTGGCGGAGAACCTGCTGCTGCTCCAGGTGGACTTCCTGAAGCGCTCGCTGGAGGGGTGA
- a CDS encoding ABC transporter permease has translation MTTLIRLEILRTLRNKRYVLFTVLYPALMYVFFISAYGSHNEVGGGIPVKTYFMVSMATFGAVGAVLTGSAQRISLERRSGWVRQLRLTALPGRAYTVGKIASCAVTTLPAIAVVFTVGAVEGVRLGAAQWIGLAAALWLGSFVFAALGVALGYAAAPDAVQPIVMITYMAMALLGGTWFPVGDSLERFARFNPVYLYNRLATFVQPGHALDLSAVGGLAAFLVLFTAAAAYLYRRDTQAA, from the coding sequence ATGACCACCCTGATCCGGCTGGAGATCCTGCGCACCCTGCGCAACAAGCGGTACGTGCTGTTCACCGTGCTCTACCCCGCCCTGATGTACGTGTTCTTCATCAGCGCCTACGGCAGCCACAACGAGGTCGGCGGCGGCATCCCGGTGAAGACCTACTTCATGGTCTCGATGGCCACCTTCGGCGCGGTCGGCGCGGTGCTCACCGGCTCGGCCCAGCGGATCTCGCTGGAGCGCAGGAGCGGCTGGGTGCGGCAGCTGCGGCTGACCGCGCTGCCCGGCCGGGCGTACACCGTCGGCAAGATCGCCTCCTGCGCAGTGACCACCCTGCCGGCCATCGCGGTGGTGTTCACGGTGGGCGCCGTCGAGGGGGTCCGGCTGGGCGCGGCGCAGTGGATCGGCCTGGCGGCGGCGCTCTGGCTCGGCAGCTTCGTGTTCGCCGCGCTCGGGGTGGCCCTCGGGTACGCGGCCGCGCCGGACGCCGTCCAGCCGATCGTGATGATCACGTACATGGCGATGGCGCTGCTCGGCGGGACGTGGTTCCCGGTGGGCGACTCGCTGGAGCGCTTCGCCCGGTTCAACCCGGTGTACCTCTACAACCGGCTGGCCACCTTCGTGCAGCCCGGCCACGCGCTGGACCTGTCCGCGGTCGGCGGCCTGGCCGCCTTCCTGGTGCTCTTCACCGCGGCCGCCGCCTACCTGTACCGCAGGGACACCCAGGCGGCATGA
- the mshB gene encoding N-acetyl-1-D-myo-inositol-2-amino-2-deoxy-alpha-D-glucopyranoside deacetylase has protein sequence MSPVSDQQPRRLLLVHAHPDDESIVTGATMARYAAEGARVTLVTCTLGEGGEVIPAELAHLTADRDDTLGEHRIGELAAAMRELGVEDFRFLGGPGRYRDSGMMGVAENDAPGCFWRAGVDEAAGHLVAVVREVRPQVLVTYDEQGGYGHPDHIQAHRVALRAYELAADPAYRPELGAAWRIAKVYYARMPRSVIERGLREAAEKAAFPGVARVSDVPGVVPDETVTTVLDGTAYAGAKAAAMRAHVTQITVDGEFFALSNDLGQPLLATEYFELVRGGLGPDRPETDLFAGVEG, from the coding sequence ATGAGCCCCGTCTCCGACCAGCAGCCGCGCCGCCTGCTCCTGGTGCACGCCCACCCCGACGACGAGTCGATCGTGACCGGCGCCACGATGGCGCGGTACGCCGCCGAGGGGGCCCGGGTCACCCTGGTGACCTGCACCCTCGGTGAGGGCGGTGAGGTGATCCCGGCCGAGCTGGCCCATCTGACGGCCGATCGGGACGACACCCTCGGCGAGCACCGGATCGGCGAGCTGGCCGCCGCGATGCGCGAGCTCGGGGTGGAGGACTTCCGCTTCCTCGGCGGCCCGGGCCGGTACCGCGACTCGGGGATGATGGGTGTGGCCGAGAACGACGCCCCCGGCTGCTTCTGGCGGGCCGGGGTGGACGAGGCGGCCGGCCACCTGGTGGCGGTGGTCCGCGAGGTCCGGCCGCAGGTGCTGGTGACCTACGACGAGCAGGGCGGCTACGGCCACCCCGACCACATCCAGGCGCACCGGGTGGCGCTGCGGGCGTACGAGCTGGCGGCCGATCCGGCGTACCGGCCGGAGCTGGGTGCGGCCTGGCGGATCGCCAAGGTGTACTACGCCCGGATGCCGCGCTCGGTGATCGAGCGGGGTCTGCGGGAGGCCGCGGAGAAGGCGGCCTTCCCCGGGGTGGCCCGGGTGTCGGACGTCCCCGGGGTGGTGCCCGACGAGACGGTGACCACGGTGCTGGACGGCACGGCGTACGCCGGTGCCAAGGCGGCCGCGATGCGGGCGCACGTCACGCAGATCACCGTGGACGGGGAGTTCTTCGCGCTGAGCAACGACCTCGGCCAGCCGCTGCTGGCGACCGAGTATTTCGAGCTGGTCCGCGGCGGGCTCGGGCCGGACCGTCCGGAGACCGACCTGTTCGCGGGGGTGGAGGGCTGA
- a CDS encoding DUF2304 domain-containing protein, translating into MALSVSAAVLMLVIVVVLIRKSGLRLAHAIICALLGFYLASSSLAPSIQAMTANVAGMINGLRL; encoded by the coding sequence ATGGCCTTGTCCGTCTCCGCAGCCGTGCTGATGCTGGTCATCGTCGTGGTCCTGATCCGCAAGTCCGGTCTGAGGCTCGCCCACGCGATCATCTGCGCGCTGCTCGGCTTCTACCTCGCCTCCAGTTCGCTGGCCCCGTCGATCCAGGCGATGACGGCCAACGTGGCCGGCATGATCAACGGCCTGAGGCTGTAG
- a CDS encoding DUF6113 family protein, with translation MAFRPLPALLGTRAERLAEPLPSRGARVVAYVLLFLLGAVVSVFGAFVQTLWSPLGLLIAMVGTMAVFYGGLRVTGTKLGAGVPMAGWFIVLMVLLAPRAEGDLVLAAGVTSYLYLFLGAVGGVVCATLPTRSGFGFGAGPVEPRRPVRDGHA, from the coding sequence ATGGCGTTCCGTCCGCTCCCCGCGCTGCTCGGCACCCGGGCCGAGCGGCTGGCCGAGCCGCTGCCCTCGCGCGGGGCCCGGGTCGTGGCGTACGTCCTGCTGTTCCTGCTCGGTGCCGTGGTGTCGGTCTTTGGAGCCTTTGTGCAGACCCTGTGGTCCCCGCTGGGACTGCTGATCGCGATGGTGGGCACGATGGCGGTGTTCTACGGCGGGCTGCGGGTGACCGGCACCAAGCTGGGCGCGGGTGTGCCGATGGCGGGCTGGTTCATCGTCCTGATGGTGCTGCTGGCGCCGCGGGCGGAGGGCGACCTGGTGCTGGCGGCGGGGGTGACCTCGTACCTCTACCTGTTCCTCGGCGCGGTCGGCGGCGTGGTGTGCGCCACCCTGCCGACCCGGTCGGGGTTCGGCTTCGGGGCCGGTCCGGTGGAGCCTCGACGGCCTGTCAGGGACGGGCACGCATAG